The Panicum virgatum strain AP13 chromosome 5K, P.virgatum_v5, whole genome shotgun sequence genome has a window encoding:
- the LOC120706236 gene encoding carboxyl-terminal-processing peptidase 2, chloroplastic-like isoform X1, which translates to MLSALDDPFTRFLEPEKLKSSRSGTQGALTGVGLSIGYPMAINGSPSGVSVMTATPDGPAAGILPGDIILAIDIYEADGADTIVASEPLVVLVNKGTASASEILAGALKDNKRAAVYGEPTYGKGKIQSVFGLSDGSGLAVTVARYETPAHTDIDKVGVIPDRPQPASFPTDEDGFCSCLRDSTAPCNLNAAQLFAKS; encoded by the exons ATGCTTTCAGCATTGGATGATCCATTCACTCGTTTCTTGGAACCTGAGAAATTGAAGAGCTCGCGG TCTGGTACGCAAGGCGCACTCACGGGTGTAGGTTTATCGATTGGTTACCCAATGGCGATTAATGGATCACCTTCAGGAGTTTCTGTAATGACAGCCACCCCAGATGGTCCTGCGGCTGGCATTCTTCCTGGAGACATCATTTTGGCAATTGACATTTATGAGGCAGATGGAGCCGACACAATTGTTGCATCAGAACCTTTGGTTGTGCTG GTAAATAAAGGAACTGCAAGTGCAAGTGAGATCCTTGCTGGAGCACTGAAAGACAATAAAAGGGCAGCCGTTTATGGGGAACCAACATACGGAAAAGG GAAGATTCAGTCGGTTTTTGGATTATCTGATGGATCTGGCTTAGCTGTGACCGTAGCACGCTATGAAACTCCTGCACACACCGACATAGACAAG GTTGGTGTGATCCCAGACCGACCACAGCCAGCGTCATTCCCTACAGATGAAGATGGCTTCTGCAGCTGCCTTAGGGATTCGACGGCTCCTTGCAATCTGAATGCCGCGCAGCTGTTTGCGAAATCATGA
- the LOC120706236 gene encoding carboxyl-terminal-processing peptidase 2, chloroplastic-like isoform X2: MAINGSPSGVSVMTATPDGPAAGILPGDIILAIDIYEADGADTIVASEPLVVLVNKGTASASEILAGALKDNKRAAVYGEPTYGKGKIQSVFGLSDGSGLAVTVARYETPAHTDIDKVGVIPDRPQPASFPTDEDGFCSCLRDSTAPCNLNAAQLFAKS, translated from the exons ATGGCGATTAATGGATCACCTTCAGGAGTTTCTGTAATGACAGCCACCCCAGATGGTCCTGCGGCTGGCATTCTTCCTGGAGACATCATTTTGGCAATTGACATTTATGAGGCAGATGGAGCCGACACAATTGTTGCATCAGAACCTTTGGTTGTGCTG GTAAATAAAGGAACTGCAAGTGCAAGTGAGATCCTTGCTGGAGCACTGAAAGACAATAAAAGGGCAGCCGTTTATGGGGAACCAACATACGGAAAAGG GAAGATTCAGTCGGTTTTTGGATTATCTGATGGATCTGGCTTAGCTGTGACCGTAGCACGCTATGAAACTCCTGCACACACCGACATAGACAAG GTTGGTGTGATCCCAGACCGACCACAGCCAGCGTCATTCCCTACAGATGAAGATGGCTTCTGCAGCTGCCTTAGGGATTCGACGGCTCCTTGCAATCTGAATGCCGCGCAGCTGTTTGCGAAATCATGA